A genomic stretch from Edaphobacter aggregans includes:
- a CDS encoding MFS transporter gives MTKTSNAPPRTPLPFLGLACAVGVSTMYYNQPLLEEMGRTYGATAGRTGFVAVATQVGYAIGLLCFVPLGDVLERRALMMRMYGAVAVGLLLVAMAPTLGWLIAGSVLIGVLASVTHIVLPIAPDLVSHEERGRAIGIVMTGLLLGILLARTFAGWVSRINGWRLVFVVAAVMNAAFVPLLWRVMPKLPPKQELRYTDAMRSLWTLFSTQPLLRESCIIGALVFASFSCFWTTLAFLLESHYHLGAGVAGTFGLVGAAGALVAPVAGRLADKHGSRWVISVGMALLASSYVLLWGEERSHMATMLHIVSLAVGVVILDMGAQMTQVANQTRIFGLAPEARSRINTVYMTVYFTGAAAGSALATVAWVHWQWNGVCALAVSLIALAALRHATGCRTPEQDHCHPTVEDELMEA, from the coding sequence ATGACGAAGACTTCGAATGCACCCCCGCGGACACCTTTGCCCTTTCTGGGCCTGGCTTGTGCTGTCGGGGTGTCGACGATGTACTACAACCAGCCGCTGCTCGAGGAGATGGGACGCACCTACGGGGCAACGGCGGGGCGCACAGGATTCGTAGCCGTGGCCACGCAGGTCGGCTATGCCATTGGCCTACTCTGTTTCGTCCCGCTGGGCGATGTACTCGAACGCCGTGCCCTGATGATGCGGATGTACGGCGCGGTAGCAGTGGGTCTGCTGCTGGTAGCGATGGCCCCGACGCTCGGCTGGCTGATCGCCGGCAGCGTATTAATCGGCGTGCTGGCTTCGGTGACGCACATCGTGTTGCCCATCGCACCCGACCTGGTCAGTCACGAGGAGCGAGGCCGCGCGATCGGCATCGTTATGACTGGCCTCCTGCTGGGAATCCTTCTGGCCCGCACGTTCGCCGGATGGGTGAGCCGCATAAACGGTTGGCGATTGGTCTTTGTGGTGGCAGCAGTGATGAACGCAGCTTTTGTGCCACTGCTCTGGCGCGTGATGCCGAAGCTGCCGCCGAAACAGGAGCTCCGATACACCGATGCGATGCGCTCGCTGTGGACGCTGTTCAGCACACAACCTCTGTTGCGCGAATCTTGCATAATCGGCGCGTTGGTCTTCGCATCCTTCAGCTGTTTCTGGACGACGCTGGCGTTCCTGCTGGAGAGCCACTACCACCTCGGCGCAGGCGTTGCGGGAACCTTCGGGCTCGTGGGCGCGGCGGGAGCACTAGTAGCGCCGGTCGCCGGAAGGCTGGCCGACAAGCACGGTTCCCGCTGGGTCATCTCCGTAGGGATGGCGCTGCTGGCCTCATCCTATGTCCTCCTATGGGGCGAGGAGCGGTCGCACATGGCCACAATGCTGCATATCGTGTCGCTTGCCGTCGGCGTCGTCATCCTCGACATGGGTGCACAGATGACCCAGGTGGCGAATCAGACGCGAATCTTCGGCCTGGCTCCCGAAGCAAGGAGCCGCATCAATACCGTCTACATGACGGTCTACTTTACCGGAGCCGCGGCAGGTTCGGCACTGGCGACCGTCGCGTGGGTGCACTGGCAGTGGAACGGCGTCTGCGCTCTTGCCGTTAGCTTGATTGCTCTGGCCGCACTTCGTCACGCAACGGGTTGCCGCACGCCGGAGCAGGACCACTGCCATCCGACGGTCGAAGATGAATTGATGGAAGCGTAG
- a CDS encoding DUF72 domain-containing protein — protein MPRAPQFSLPSSAVAASAASSRIFAGTSGWAYPTWKPDFYPAGTPAKRFLEFYSSQLSSVEVNYTFRALPTATMLEGWLASTTEFFRFSFKAPQRITHIKRLNACDDDVAYFLSTLEPVRQAGKLGLVLFQLPPNLKADAARLSAFLAAPALRAAGAAPIAFEFRHESWFTDEIYDILRAHNAALCIAESDELATPEVHTANTHTSFRLRRTGVYTPDELDAFVQRFTALARDRDVYIYFKHEDEPSGALNAVSFLAGVAGKVGQS, from the coding sequence GTGCCCCGCGCACCTCAATTTTCACTCCCGTCCTCTGCGGTAGCAGCATCGGCCGCATCCTCGCGTATCTTTGCCGGAACTTCGGGTTGGGCGTATCCCACCTGGAAGCCCGATTTCTACCCCGCTGGCACGCCGGCGAAGCGCTTCCTTGAGTTCTACTCGTCGCAGCTCAGCTCGGTTGAGGTGAACTATACGTTCCGTGCGCTGCCTACGGCGACCATGCTCGAAGGCTGGCTTGCATCGACGACGGAGTTCTTCCGCTTCAGCTTCAAGGCTCCGCAGCGCATCACGCATATTAAACGTCTCAACGCCTGCGACGACGATGTGGCGTACTTCCTTTCCACACTCGAGCCCGTTCGCCAGGCTGGTAAGCTCGGCCTCGTGCTCTTCCAACTTCCGCCCAATCTCAAGGCCGACGCCGCCCGGCTTTCCGCGTTCCTCGCTGCACCTGCTCTCCGCGCTGCCGGTGCTGCGCCCATCGCGTTCGAGTTTCGCCACGAGTCGTGGTTCACCGACGAGATCTACGACATCCTGCGCGCGCACAATGCTGCGCTCTGCATTGCCGAGAGCGACGAACTTGCTACGCCTGAGGTCCACACGGCGAATACGCATACCAGCTTCCGACTGCGCCGGACCGGAGTCTATACCCCGGACGAACTCGATGCCTTTGTCCAGCGATTCACCGCTCTGGCGCGCGACCGCGACGTCTATATCTACTTCAAGCATGAGGATGAGCCCAGCGGAGCGCTGAACGCCGTCTCCTTTCTCGCTGGAGTCGCAGGCAAGGTAGGTCAGTCCTGA
- a CDS encoding winged helix-turn-helix domain-containing protein, with product MLPVLTASAKGEVRIGLVVEELADQLGLTLEERSELLPSGKQTIFSNRAHWAKSYLSKAHLIDITRRGHFRISPRGQKLIETNQSRSTISCSCSLRSSANFGKNPMMLATNLV from the coding sequence ATGCTGCCCGTTCTAACCGCTTCCGCGAAGGGGGAGGTGCGGATCGGCCTTGTTGTGGAGGAGCTGGCAGATCAATTGGGACTGACTCTAGAGGAGCGCAGCGAACTTCTGCCCTCCGGGAAGCAAACGATATTCAGCAATCGTGCACATTGGGCAAAGTCCTATCTCAGTAAAGCTCATTTGATTGACATCACGCGACGGGGCCACTTTCGAATCTCCCCCCGGGGTCAGAAGCTCATTGAGACGAACCAAAGCAGATCGACAATAAGCTGCTCATGCAGTTTGAGGAGTTCCGCCAATTTCGGGAAAAATCCAATGATGTTAGCGACCAACCTGGTCTAA
- a CDS encoding helicase HerA domain-containing protein, which yields MISISIFPLDGLFNSHIAIFGNTGSGKSNTLAYLYQEFVRALTERNAASFSQNARKPGARR from the coding sequence ATGATTTCGATATCGATTTTCCCATTAGACGGATTGTTTAACAGCCACATCGCCATTTTTGGCAACACGGGGAGCGGCAAGTCTAATACGCTTGCGTATCTTTACCAGGAATTCGTCCGAGCCCTAACTGAGCGAAACGCAGCATCATTCTCGCAGAATGCACGTAAGCCTGGAGCGCGCAGGTGA
- a CDS encoding acyl-CoA dehydrogenase: protein MAERGRSALTRLSDDEQLFRDTVRRFAAEQIGPLVRGMDEAQQMDAGVIRQLFELGLMGIEVPEQYGGAGGTFFEAILGVEEISAVDPSVGVLVDVQNTLCINALVRWANEEQKQKYLTRLATDTIGAYALSEAASGSDAFALQTRAVRRGDDYVLNGQKLWITNAKEAGVFIVFATIDPAAGYKGITAFLVEKGAAGFSLGKKEDKLGIRASSTCELVFRDCVVPAAQVLGEPGKGYKIAIETLNEGRIGIGAQMLGLAQGAWGHAVKWAKERKQFGKPIVEFQAMQFQLAEMATEIEAARLMVYNAARLKDAKLEFLKEAAMCKYFASQVAERVASLAVEVYGGSGFVKDYPVEKLYRDAKIGKIYEGSSFMQLATIAKLTL from the coding sequence ATGGCAGAGCGGGGACGTTCAGCGCTGACGCGGCTGAGTGACGATGAGCAGTTGTTTCGCGATACGGTTCGACGGTTCGCGGCGGAGCAGATCGGGCCTCTGGTGCGGGGAATGGATGAGGCGCAGCAGATGGATGCCGGGGTCATTCGGCAGCTGTTTGAACTGGGGCTGATGGGGATTGAGGTCCCGGAGCAATATGGCGGGGCAGGTGGGACGTTCTTCGAAGCGATTCTTGGCGTGGAGGAGATCTCTGCGGTCGATCCTTCCGTCGGGGTGCTGGTCGATGTGCAGAATACGCTCTGCATCAATGCTCTGGTGCGGTGGGCGAATGAGGAGCAGAAGCAGAAGTATCTAACGCGACTGGCGACCGACACAATCGGGGCCTATGCGCTGAGCGAGGCGGCTTCGGGATCGGATGCGTTTGCATTGCAGACCCGTGCAGTACGGCGAGGCGACGACTACGTGCTAAACGGCCAGAAGCTCTGGATCACGAACGCGAAGGAAGCAGGCGTCTTTATCGTCTTCGCAACCATCGATCCAGCAGCCGGATACAAGGGGATCACTGCCTTCCTGGTGGAGAAGGGCGCGGCTGGTTTCTCTCTGGGCAAGAAGGAAGATAAGCTGGGGATTCGGGCATCAAGTACGTGCGAACTAGTCTTTCGCGACTGCGTTGTGCCGGCAGCGCAGGTGCTGGGCGAGCCGGGCAAGGGCTACAAGATAGCCATCGAAACCCTGAACGAAGGCCGCATCGGGATAGGAGCCCAGATGCTCGGTCTCGCGCAGGGTGCATGGGGACATGCGGTCAAGTGGGCCAAGGAGCGGAAGCAGTTCGGTAAGCCGATCGTCGAGTTCCAGGCGATGCAGTTCCAACTTGCCGAGATGGCGACCGAGATCGAGGCAGCCCGGCTGATGGTCTATAACGCGGCCCGGTTGAAGGACGCGAAGCTCGAATTCCTGAAGGAGGCGGCGATGTGCAAGTACTTCGCCTCGCAGGTCGCCGAGCGCGTAGCCAGCCTCGCGGTCGAGGTCTACGGTGGCTCGGGATTCGTGAAGGACTATCCCGTGGAGAAGCTCTACCGCGACGCAAAGATCGGAAAAATCTACGAAGGGTCTTCGTTTATGCAACTGGCCACGATTGCAAAACTGACACTTTAG
- a CDS encoding transporter, with amino-acid sequence MSVLARVLWTALGAGMFLSAACACAQDLEPRSYSASPVGTSFAGVGLGRSSGDISFDPTIPVTNVTATIYAPVLGLGRTFGILGRQALLTAALPYAWGNLSGDVGNDETSIYRSGLADVKARFSINLRGSPAMTPAEFAKRTHRSFIIGTSLFITAPAGQYSGQKLINLGTNRWSFKPELGVSYPVKKLDLDLYGGAWFFMDNGNFYPGLMNRSQAPLTTLQGHVSYTVRRGLWLAVDSTWYGGGETTVNGGPPTERQSNSRLGATVSLPLGKSQSLKIAYSSGVSGTIGSKFNTVSVGWQHIWLDRRSK; translated from the coding sequence ATGAGCGTTTTGGCCCGCGTTCTGTGGACTGCGCTGGGAGCTGGGATGTTCCTTTCAGCAGCCTGTGCGTGCGCCCAGGATCTTGAGCCGCGCTCTTACTCTGCTTCTCCTGTGGGAACTTCGTTTGCCGGGGTGGGGCTCGGAAGGTCGAGTGGCGATATCTCGTTCGACCCTACGATTCCTGTTACGAATGTGACGGCCACTATATACGCGCCTGTGCTCGGCCTCGGGCGGACGTTCGGCATACTGGGGAGGCAGGCCTTGCTTACGGCGGCTCTGCCGTATGCGTGGGGAAATCTCTCAGGTGACGTGGGCAACGATGAGACCAGCATCTATCGCTCCGGCCTGGCGGATGTGAAGGCGCGGTTTTCGATCAATCTGCGGGGCAGTCCAGCCATGACTCCTGCCGAATTTGCGAAGCGGACGCACCGTAGCTTCATTATCGGGACAAGCTTGTTCATTACCGCACCTGCCGGGCAGTATAGCGGCCAGAAGTTGATCAATCTCGGCACGAACCGCTGGTCTTTCAAGCCCGAGCTGGGCGTGTCGTATCCGGTGAAGAAGCTGGATCTCGACCTCTATGGCGGTGCATGGTTTTTTATGGACAACGGAAACTTCTATCCGGGGCTGATGAACCGGTCGCAGGCACCGCTCACAACTCTTCAGGGTCATGTGAGTTACACCGTGCGCCGCGGTCTTTGGCTGGCGGTCGATTCGACGTGGTATGGAGGTGGCGAGACAACGGTCAATGGGGGACCGCCGACGGAGAGGCAGTCGAACAGCAGGCTTGGCGCGACGGTGTCGCTGCCGCTTGGGAAGTCGCAATCGCTGAAGATTGCCTACAGTTCAGGAGTGAGCGGAACCATAGGCTCAAAATTCAATACGGTCAGCGTCGGATGGCAGCACATTTGGCTCGATCGCCGCTCGAAATGA
- a CDS encoding restriction endonuclease, with product MQFEEFRQFREKSNDVSDQPGLTAGPTLEEQKQTPDEQMRIVHKQIDAALAQDLLDRIREAPPEFFERLIVNLLLSMGYGGSKEEAGRTLGRSGDDGVDGVIDQDALGLDRVYIQAKRYGVSNSVGAGAIRDFFGSLDRHKAAKGLFVTTSTFSVSAKETADFLSKRIVLIDGTQLAKLMIRHNVGCRIEDTLYIKKVDEEFFE from the coding sequence ATGCAGTTTGAGGAGTTCCGCCAATTTCGGGAAAAATCCAATGATGTTAGCGACCAACCTGGTCTAACGGCAGGCCCCACTCTCGAAGAACAAAAACAGACCCCGGATGAGCAGATGAGGATTGTTCACAAGCAGATTGACGCGGCATTAGCGCAAGACTTGCTTGATCGAATTAGGGAGGCTCCACCGGAATTCTTCGAGCGCTTGATCGTTAACCTGCTTCTGAGCATGGGATACGGTGGCTCGAAGGAGGAAGCAGGCCGGACCTTGGGGCGCTCTGGAGATGACGGAGTTGATGGAGTCATCGATCAGGATGCCCTTGGTCTCGATCGTGTTTATATTCAAGCAAAACGATATGGAGTCAGCAACAGCGTAGGTGCAGGTGCAATTCGAGATTTTTTCGGCAGCCTGGATCGCCACAAAGCGGCAAAAGGACTTTTTGTTACGACATCGACATTCTCCGTTTCTGCGAAGGAGACTGCAGATTTTCTTAGCAAACGTATAGTTCTGATTGATGGCACTCAATTGGCAAAGCTCATGATTCGCCACAATGTGGGCTGCCGAATCGAAGATACCTTGTACATCAAGAAAGTGGACGAAGAGTTCTTCGAATAG
- a CDS encoding tetratricopeptide repeat protein: protein MTVANRDTDVTRYSRQDVLRILHLHARQITAWERAGLISPTEQYSFEELGQLRTLRDLQARTRFSARSIRASVDAMQRVAGMRNPLMEASAVRKGSRLAFRHGGALVDPLSQQLAFDFEVPSGLRVMRCQGSNLAQKAINVQELFLQAVRMEEDPATVPRAIEIYETILSVGPQHAPTLINLGTIHYNMRQYEKAEELYRRATKADPEYALAFFDLGNVLDELQQLSQATEAYQKAVSLVPQYADAHYNLALAYERQGQRRRALRHWLTYVRLDPVGPWANHAKDQARKILKTEKLSIVSRRGRLVKAAG, encoded by the coding sequence ATGACGGTTGCCAACCGAGACACCGACGTGACCCGATATAGCCGTCAAGATGTTCTACGAATCCTGCACCTGCATGCACGCCAGATTACGGCGTGGGAGCGGGCGGGGCTGATTTCTCCCACCGAACAGTATTCCTTTGAAGAACTGGGGCAGTTGCGGACGCTGCGCGATCTGCAGGCGCGGACTCGGTTTTCTGCCAGGAGCATACGAGCATCGGTGGATGCGATGCAGCGCGTAGCCGGGATGCGGAATCCTCTGATGGAGGCCAGCGCCGTGCGCAAAGGATCGCGGCTGGCGTTTCGTCATGGCGGCGCGTTGGTGGATCCCCTGTCGCAACAGCTGGCGTTTGATTTTGAGGTGCCGTCGGGATTGCGGGTGATGCGCTGTCAGGGAAGTAACTTGGCGCAGAAGGCCATCAATGTGCAGGAGCTGTTTCTGCAGGCGGTTCGGATGGAAGAGGATCCGGCGACGGTTCCACGGGCCATCGAGATATACGAGACGATCCTGTCTGTCGGGCCGCAGCATGCGCCGACACTGATCAATCTCGGAACGATCCACTACAACATGCGTCAGTACGAGAAGGCCGAAGAGCTGTACCGGCGTGCGACCAAGGCCGACCCGGAGTACGCGCTCGCGTTCTTCGACCTGGGCAATGTGCTGGATGAGTTGCAACAGTTGAGCCAGGCGACGGAGGCCTATCAGAAGGCGGTGTCGCTGGTGCCCCAGTATGCCGATGCTCATTACAATCTGGCGCTGGCGTATGAGCGGCAGGGTCAGCGGCGGCGGGCATTGCGGCACTGGTTGACATACGTTCGGCTCGATCCGGTAGGACCGTGGGCGAACCACGCGAAGGATCAGGCTCGGAAGATATTGAAGACGGAGAAGCTGTCGATTGTGAGCCGACGTGGGCGGCTGGTGAAGGCTGCTGGGTAG
- a CDS encoding YheT family hydrolase has product MGTALETVAAHAAEFIPRRFFTNGHLQTILGNFLPRTDLLPPAESVLVEVSPATDTQISSQVRCDCHWQPADVRASRPTVIIVHGLEGSSNSQYVIGNSNKLWQRGCNIVRMNMRNCGGTEALTPTLYHSGLSGDVFVVMRHFIDLYDLQSVSLLGYSMGGNLVLKLAGELGHDAPPELHSVIGVSPAVDLGPSADALHAPINRLYEIKFLRALNRRFRRKAALFPRAFDPNLTVGLRSIREFDDRITALYSGFTGADDYYYRAAAARVLDRIAVPTLILNAADDPFLRIMPESRVLIAANPHITFIESKHGGHCAYLATPDLATGYDGYWAEHTLLQYLLAHA; this is encoded by the coding sequence ATGGGCACCGCACTCGAGACCGTGGCTGCACACGCCGCGGAGTTCATCCCGCGTCGCTTCTTCACGAACGGCCATCTCCAGACCATCCTCGGCAACTTCCTTCCCCGCACCGATCTGCTGCCGCCGGCGGAGTCGGTCCTCGTCGAGGTCTCCCCCGCCACCGACACTCAGATCTCCAGCCAGGTCCGTTGCGACTGCCACTGGCAGCCTGCCGACGTGCGTGCCAGCCGTCCCACTGTGATCATTGTGCATGGCCTCGAAGGCTCGTCCAACTCGCAGTATGTCATTGGCAACTCCAATAAGCTGTGGCAGCGCGGCTGCAACATCGTCCGCATGAATATGCGCAACTGCGGCGGTACTGAAGCGCTCACCCCGACCCTCTACCACTCCGGTCTCTCGGGTGACGTCTTTGTCGTCATGCGCCATTTCATCGACCTGTATGACCTCCAGTCCGTATCCCTGCTCGGCTACTCCATGGGCGGCAACCTCGTCCTCAAGCTGGCGGGCGAACTGGGCCACGATGCACCACCTGAACTCCACTCCGTCATCGGCGTGTCTCCAGCCGTTGACCTTGGTCCCTCCGCCGATGCGCTCCACGCACCGATCAATCGCCTCTACGAGATCAAGTTTCTCCGCGCGCTCAACCGTCGGTTCCGCCGGAAGGCTGCGCTCTTTCCCCGTGCGTTCGATCCCAATCTGACCGTCGGCCTTCGCTCCATCCGCGAGTTCGACGACCGCATTACCGCGCTTTACTCCGGCTTCACCGGCGCCGATGACTACTATTACCGTGCCGCTGCCGCCCGCGTCCTGGATCGCATCGCCGTCCCCACGCTTATTCTTAACGCCGCAGACGACCCATTTCTCCGGATCATGCCGGAGAGCCGTGTGCTCATTGCCGCGAACCCGCACATCACCTTCATCGAGAGCAAACATGGAGGCCACTGCGCCTACCTCGCCACACCCGACCTCGCCACCGGCTATGACGGCTATTGGGCTGAGCACACCCTGCTACAGTACCTTCTGGCCCACGCCTGA
- a CDS encoding SDR family oxidoreductase — MERLKGKRALITGGTTGIGLETARQFLSEGARVAITGKNPATLEAARKELGADVLVIESDASDVAAQKMLAETIGNAFGDLDILVANAGIAELRPVEQWDEAGFDHSFAINVKGPFFLVQALLPIFANPSSIVLTTSVNAHIGMPNSSVYGATKAALLSLSRTLTGELISRGIRVNAVSPGPIETPLYGKLGLSESDLKTVADSIKSQVPVRRFGTATEVAKAILYFASDESAFAVGSEIMLDGGMGTL; from the coding sequence ATGGAAAGACTGAAGGGCAAGCGAGCACTTATTACTGGAGGCACGACAGGCATTGGCCTCGAGACGGCTCGGCAATTTCTCAGCGAGGGCGCACGCGTAGCGATCACTGGCAAGAATCCTGCGACTCTCGAAGCTGCACGCAAAGAACTCGGCGCCGATGTGCTGGTCATTGAATCAGACGCAAGTGATGTAGCGGCCCAGAAGATGCTCGCAGAGACGATAGGCAACGCCTTCGGCGACCTCGACATCCTGGTGGCGAACGCAGGAATCGCAGAGCTGCGACCGGTAGAACAGTGGGATGAGGCCGGCTTCGACCATTCCTTCGCCATCAATGTTAAGGGACCGTTCTTTCTGGTCCAGGCGCTCCTGCCCATCTTTGCCAATCCGTCTTCGATCGTGCTGACGACCTCAGTGAACGCGCACATCGGCATGCCAAACAGCTCCGTCTATGGAGCAACGAAAGCGGCACTCCTCTCGCTAAGCCGAACTCTGACCGGTGAATTGATCTCGCGCGGCATTCGCGTCAATGCCGTGAGCCCGGGGCCCATCGAGACGCCGCTCTACGGCAAGCTCGGCCTATCTGAGTCCGATCTGAAGACGGTAGCTGACTCGATCAAAAGTCAGGTCCCCGTCCGGCGTTTCGGAACCGCAACCGAAGTCGCCAAGGCGATCCTCTACTTTGCCTCTGACGAGTCCGCCTTCGCAGTAGGCAGCGAAATCATGCTCGACGGCGGAATGGGGACTCTATGA
- a CDS encoding zf-HC2 domain-containing protein: MNSPNCAKIRSSFSAYLDSAVSGQQMQAIVQHLDHCEVCAEEFADLRALQQSVAALGPVKAPSDLGMKLRLAISHEQAARKANWLDSVAVKWDNAVRPMLVQVSAGFAGSVALIGSIMLLLGMVAEPQAVMANDEPLGAMTVPHYLYSATSPNAIITDHDTAIVVEAYVNDEGRVYDYNIVSGPEDQAVQNQIVDQLLLSVFEPARVFGLPVRGRVVLTFSGISVRG; this comes from the coding sequence ATGAACTCCCCTAACTGCGCGAAAATCCGGTCATCTTTCTCTGCATACCTCGACAGCGCCGTCAGTGGGCAGCAGATGCAGGCGATTGTCCAGCATCTGGATCACTGCGAGGTCTGCGCTGAGGAGTTCGCCGATTTGCGGGCTCTGCAACAGTCCGTCGCTGCCCTCGGCCCGGTAAAGGCGCCGTCCGATCTTGGGATGAAGCTTCGTCTCGCAATCTCGCACGAGCAGGCCGCGCGCAAGGCGAACTGGCTCGATAGCGTTGCGGTGAAATGGGACAATGCCGTTCGCCCGATGCTTGTTCAAGTCTCGGCAGGATTTGCCGGCTCCGTGGCCCTGATTGGCAGCATCATGCTTCTTCTGGGAATGGTGGCTGAGCCCCAGGCCGTGATGGCCAATGACGAACCGCTGGGAGCCATGACCGTACCTCACTATCTGTACTCGGCTACCAGTCCGAATGCGATCATTACTGACCATGACACCGCGATCGTTGTCGAGGCTTATGTAAACGATGAGGGGCGGGTATACGACTACAACATCGTCTCTGGCCCGGAAGATCAGGCTGTGCAAAATCAGATCGTGGATCAGCTTCTGCTCAGCGTATTCGAACCTGCCCGCGTTTTCGGCTTGCCGGTGCGCGGCAGAGTGGTCCTTACCTTCTCGGGCATCTCCGTCCGGGGATAA
- a CDS encoding RNA polymerase sigma factor: protein MQAGIAVGNLASAIGIQTEDAALVADLKAGSEEAFAILIAQYHQPLYSLIARSLNDPADAADITQEVFIKVFRSIRGFHGESSLRTWLYRIALHEASNQRRWWSRHKKQEITIDSSVENEDDGSTFSLSATLADHSDSPYDCAAQAEVRARVEAALRQLPEAFRTVVVLREIEGFAYEEIAEILNVNLGTVKSRLTRGRSTLRALLVAQNAKAVNDAASCGAGLTSKQTQTVTQ, encoded by the coding sequence ATGCAGGCGGGCATAGCAGTGGGAAATCTAGCGAGCGCGATTGGCATCCAGACCGAAGATGCTGCTCTTGTAGCTGACCTCAAGGCCGGCTCCGAGGAGGCATTTGCCATTCTCATCGCGCAGTACCATCAGCCGCTCTATTCGCTTATCGCTCGCAGTTTGAATGATCCGGCCGATGCTGCAGATATCACCCAGGAAGTCTTCATCAAAGTGTTCCGCAGCATTCGCGGCTTCCACGGTGAGTCGAGCCTGCGTACTTGGCTCTACCGCATCGCGCTGCACGAGGCTTCCAACCAGCGCCGTTGGTGGTCTCGCCATAAGAAGCAGGAAATTACCATCGACTCATCGGTCGAGAATGAAGACGATGGAAGCACCTTTTCACTCAGTGCTACCTTGGCTGACCATAGCGATTCGCCCTACGATTGCGCTGCCCAGGCTGAAGTTCGCGCACGCGTGGAAGCGGCCCTTCGGCAGTTGCCGGAGGCTTTCCGCACAGTAGTTGTTCTCCGCGAGATTGAAGGCTTCGCATACGAAGAGATCGCGGAGATCCTTAACGTAAATCTTGGCACTGTGAAGTCCCGGTTGACCCGAGGCCGGTCGACGCTGCGTGCGTTACTGGTTGCCCAAAATGCCAAAGCGGTAAATGATGCTGCTTCTTGCGGCGCTGGGCTCACATCCAAACAGACACAAACGGTGACGCAATGA
- a CDS encoding DUF4112 domain-containing protein produces the protein MYTATNPEIISPRTKRGGKIFDDENLDILSHILDDFIKVPGTSIRFGLDGIMGAVPGIGDILGGIASCIIIIAAWMRGVSYVTVTRMVANVGIEVVVGSIPILGDMFDIAWRANRRNYALLTGSLYQPRKYTIQSWLFLAALCIVLAALVLLPVLLAAWLMTAAFHALFGADIHIHSWL, from the coding sequence ATGTACACGGCTACCAACCCCGAGATCATTTCGCCGCGGACGAAACGCGGCGGCAAGATATTCGACGATGAGAACCTCGACATTCTGTCGCATATCCTCGACGACTTCATCAAGGTCCCGGGAACATCGATCCGGTTTGGGCTCGATGGAATCATGGGTGCCGTTCCAGGCATTGGCGACATTCTGGGCGGAATCGCCTCGTGCATCATCATCATCGCGGCCTGGATGCGCGGCGTCTCTTATGTAACGGTGACGAGGATGGTCGCCAACGTCGGCATAGAAGTAGTGGTCGGCTCAATCCCCATCCTGGGGGACATGTTCGATATCGCATGGCGAGCAAACCGCCGGAACTACGCACTTCTGACGGGCAGCCTCTACCAGCCACGCAAATACACGATTCAGAGCTGGCTGTTTCTCGCTGCGCTGTGCATCGTCCTTGCTGCGCTGGTCCTGCTGCCCGTATTGCTGGCTGCATGGCTCATGACGGCTGCATTCCACGCACTGTTTGGCGCGGATATTCACATCCATTCATGGCTGTGA